One region of Seriola aureovittata isolate HTS-2021-v1 ecotype China chromosome 15, ASM2101889v1, whole genome shotgun sequence genomic DNA includes:
- the LOC130183035 gene encoding V-set and immunoglobulin domain-containing protein 1-like produces the protein MFSMLHLLVLTSIMGCVELITVTTPQKYVNVTRGGSVKLQCMFVTIQETNGLNIQWDFVPSSSLTQEQVYYFQSGKDVIAKPYEGRIQPPSSPGSTRNASIIISNMQPSDAGVYSCEVHNFPDVDGQSQVNIIVNVLERPSYPFCAVHGDIESGHLVTLTCHSEHGSPKPTYTWTRLDQTKTRRPVLGRTTKTGILEIRNISQFEFGEYQCNATNVVGFSICTVDLSPEVGDGVIAGAVIGALLGCVLIILVVWFIAHTMKRHKYRAVKASEGNEMRRSSPPAQGAADSVPVATAASNVHAEADEPQA, from the exons ATGTTCTCCATGTTGCACTTGTTGGTGCTCACGAGCATCATGG GATGCGTTGAACTGATCACAGTCACGACACCACAGAAATATGTCAATGTTACAAGGGGTGGAAGTGTCAAACTCCAGTGTATGTTTGTGACTATCCAAGAGACCAACGGCCTCAATATCCAGTGGGATTTTGTCCCATCATCCTCCTTGACGCAAGAGCAG GTGTATTACTTTCAGTCAGGAAAGGATGTGATTGCGAAGCCTTACGAGGGCAGGATTCAGCCGCCCTCCTCTCCGGGCTCCACCAGAAACGCCTCAATAATCATAAGCAACATGCAGCCATCAGACGCCGGAGTCTACTCGTGTGAGGTTCACAACTTTCCTGATGTGGACGGACAGTCTCAGGTCAACATCATTGTGAATGTTCTTG AGAGGCCGTCCTATCCTTTCTGCGCCGTCCACGGTGACATTGAATCGGGTCACCTGGTCACTCTGACCTGCCACAGTGAGCATGGAAGCCCGAAACCTACGTACACCTGGACCCGACTGGACCAGACTAAGACCAGGAGGCCGGTACTGGGAAGAA CAACCAAAACTGGAATACTGGAAATCAGAAACATTTCCCAGTTTGAGTTTGGGGAATACCAGTGCAATGCTACCAATGTGGTGGGCTTTTCAATTTGCACTGTAGATCTGAGTCCTG AGGTGGGAGACGGAGTGATTGCTGGAGCAGTGATCGGCGCTCTGCTCGGCTGTGTCCTCATCATCCTGGTGGTGTGGTTCATCGCTCACACCATGAAGAGGCACAAATACAGGGCGGTGAAAGCATCAGAGGGCAACGAGATGAG GAGGAGCTCTCCCCCGGCCCAGGGAGCAGCAGACAGCGTTCCCGTGGCAACCGCAGCCAGCAATGTCCATGCTGAGGCAGATGAGCCACAAGCCTAA
- the tmlhe gene encoding trimethyllysine dioxygenase, mitochondrial, which yields MFGALKRSLQRQRHVQLLSGLRDTQTPWRHRTQVRACAGTPAAQRLQDDCLVLNHGGTSMHLNYVWLRDHCRSAASYNSKTNQRKLDTGSIDLSIRPESSTVEDGHLVLTWPGGHVSKYSLSWLAENSYEGKQQSTIQPRILWNSDIYQKANVPSAQWDTFMSCDDELKKFLQNYLLYGIAFVDGVPATVEATEAVTQRVSLIRETTYGRMWCFTSDFSRGDTAYSQLALDRHTDTSYFQEPCGIQVFHCLKHEGTGGRTLLVDGFYAAEKLRQQSPENFELLTRVPIRHEYIEKTDNHRNHMNGIGPVLNVYPWNNEVYLIRYNNYDRSVINTIPHDAVQRWYVAHRELTTELRRPENELWVKLTPGKVIFIDNWRVMHGRDSFTGLRQLCGCYLTRDDILSAARCVGLQA from the exons ATGTTTGGCGCTTTAAAGAGGagtctgcagagacagagacatgtccAGCTGCTGTCTGGTCTCAGGGACACACAGACACCGTGGAGACACCGCACGCAGGTCCGCGCCTGTGCGGGGACCCCTGCGGCCCAGCGCCTTCAGGACGACTGTCTGG TGCTCAACCATGGGGGGACGTCCATGCATTTGAACTACGTGTGGCTGCGGGACCACTGCCGCTCCGCCGCCTCATACAACTCCAAAACTAACCAGAGGAAACTGGACACCGGGAGTATAGACCTCTCCATCCGCCCTGAAAGCAGCACGGTGGAAGATGGTCACCTCGTCCTCACAT GGCCTGGTGGTCATGTGTCAAAGTACAGCCTCAGCTGGCTGGCTGAGAACAGCTACGAGGGAAAGCAGCAGAGCACCATCCAGCCTCGCATCCTGTGGAACTCAGACATCTATCAAAAGGCGAACGTACCATCGGCCCAATGGGACACGTTCATGAGCTGCGATGACGAGCTGAAGAAATTTCTTCAGAACTATCTTCTGTATGGAATCGCTTTTGTGGATGGTGTCCCTGCTACAGTGGAGGCCACAGAGGCAGTCACCCAGAGAGTCAGTCTTATCAG GGAGACCACATATGGAAGAATGTGGTGCTTCACCTCAGACTTCTCCAGAGGAGACACAGCCTACAGTCAGCTGGCTCTGGATCGTCACACTGACACCTCCTACTTTCAGGAGCCTTGTGG GATACAGGTTTTCCACTGTCTGAAGCACGAGGGAACTGGAGGAAGGACGCTGCTTGTGGATGGGTTCTACGCTGCAGAAAAATTACGTCAGCAGTCTCCTGAAAACTTTGAGCTGCTCACCCGTGTGCCCATCAGGCACGAGTACATAGAAAAAACTGACAACCACCGGAACCACATGAACGGCATCGGGCCGGTGCTGAACGTCTATCCCTGGAACAACGAAGTTTACCTGATCCG atacAACAACTACGACCGATCAGTGATAAACACAATCCCCCATGATGCTGTTCAGCGATGGTATGTGGCCCATCGAGAGCTGACAACAGAACTGAGGCGACCGGAGAACGAGCTCTGGGTGAAACTGACTCCAGGGAAA GTGATTTTCATAGACAACTGGCGCGTCATGCACGGGAGGGATTCGTTCACCGGCTTGAGGCAACTGTGTGGATGTTATCTGACCAGAGACGACATCCTCAGCGCCGCACGCTGCGTCGGTCTGCAGGCCTGA